A window of the Myxococcota bacterium genome harbors these coding sequences:
- the radC gene encoding DNA repair protein RadC yields MVEAERPRERLARGGPESLALAELLALVLRTGARGAGALRLAENLVERFGSLDALARAGTAELRRVHGMGPAKIASLRAAFEIGARLLRTPLAPGEKLHSPEQVVAHFGARMRRYRQEVFVALLLDSRHRLIGEVEVSRGSLNQSLVHPREVFAPALRESAAAILVVHNHPSGDPQPSREDHEVTQRLVRAGEILGIRVVDHLVIGGQDFTSFARSGSLSHSSA; encoded by the coding sequence ATGGTCGAGGCGGAGCGGCCGCGCGAGCGGCTGGCGCGCGGCGGGCCCGAGTCACTCGCGCTCGCGGAGCTTCTGGCGCTCGTGCTGCGCACCGGCGCGCGCGGCGCGGGCGCGCTGCGGCTGGCCGAGAACCTGGTCGAACGCTTCGGCTCGCTCGACGCGCTGGCCCGCGCGGGCACCGCGGAGCTGCGGCGCGTGCACGGCATGGGTCCGGCCAAGATCGCCTCGCTGCGCGCGGCGTTCGAGATCGGCGCCCGGCTGCTGCGCACGCCGCTCGCGCCGGGCGAGAAGCTCCACTCGCCCGAGCAGGTGGTCGCGCACTTCGGCGCCCGCATGCGCCGCTACCGCCAGGAGGTGTTCGTGGCCCTCCTGCTCGACAGCCGCCACCGCCTGATCGGCGAGGTCGAAGTGAGTCGCGGGAGCCTGAACCAGAGCCTGGTCCACCCGCGCGAGGTGTTCGCGCCGGCGCTGCGCGAGTCGGCGGCGGCGATCCTGGTCGTGCACAACCACCCCAGCGGCGACCCCCAGCCCAGCCGCGAGGACCACGAAGTCACCCAGCGACTCGTGCGCGCGGGCGAGATTCTGGGCATCCGCGTGGTTGACCATCTGGTCATCGGCGGCCAGGACTTCACCAGCTTCGCGCGCTCCGGATCGTTGAGCCATTCAAGCGCGTAG